The segment GATCGGCAGAGGCCCGCGAGGGCTTAGCACTTTCGGCGTGACCACCTGCCGTTTCCCGGCGGCCGCGCTGGGGCCTGGAGCGGGCTGGTGATCGCGCGGCTCGGCGGGCAGGTGTAGTTCTGGGTAACGGGATGCCCGTACCTTTGATTCTCAACGAACCACGCGGTAGGTGATGTGCGTGGCCAGCGACGCCGTGCGGACCTTGATCTGTTCGAGATCGAGCGCGGGCACGCCCTCGAAGAGGCGCTGGCCGGCGCCGAGGGTGACCGGCGCGATGGTGAGGGTGAGCTGGTCGACGAGCCCGGCCGCCAGATACTGATTGAGGGTCGCCGCGCCGCCGGCGATCGCGACGCGGCCCTCGCCGGGGACCTTGCGGGCCTGCTCGAGCGCGTCGTGGATGCCGCCGGTGACGAAGTGGAACGTGGTGCCGCCGGCCATCGGCAGATCCTCGCGGGCATGGTGGGTGAGGACGAAGACCGGCTTGTGGTACGGCGGCTCGTCGCCCCACCAGCCCCGCCAGGACAGATCCCATTCGTTGCGGATCGGGCCGAACATGTTGCGGCCCATGATGAAGGCGTCGGCGGCGAGCAACTCGTCCAGAATCTCCTTGTTCTCCTCCGGAGTGTCGAACATCCAGCGGTGCAGCTCGTCGGTCGGGCCGTCGCCGAACGGCTTGTCGGCGCTCAGGTTCGGTCCGGCGACGTAACCGTCGGCGGACACCGAGATGGCGGCATTGACGAAGCCCATGGCGCTTTCCTCCAGTCGACCGGTTGTGACTTGCTACTGGTTTGGACCGTAGCGAATACCGGTTGTAAGCTGCAAGTGGTTCTGAGGAGGAAACGTGGACGAGCGCCGCTCCGGCTGCCCGATCAACCTGTCCCTCGAGGTGCTCGGGGACAAGTGGTCGCTGCTGATCATCCGGGACATGATGTTCGGCAACCGGCGGCATTTCCGGGCGCTGCTCACCCAGTCCGAGGAGGGGATCGCCTCCAACATCCTCGCCGACCGGCTGCACCGGCTGACCGGCCTGGGGATGATCAGTTCGGCGCCGGATCCCCGCCACAAGCAGCGCATTCTGCTCAGTTTGACCGAGAAGTCCATCCAGCTGGTCCCGGTCCTGGCCCATCTCGGCGCCTGGGGGCGCCGGCACCTGCCGGTGACGCCCGAGCTGTCCATCCGCGCTGAGCTGCTGGAACGCGGCGGGCCTCCGCTGTGGGCACGGTTCGAGGACGAGTTGCGCGAGCTGCACCTCGGCGTTCCGAGGCCATCGGGTACGCCGTCCGTGCTCGGCGAACTGACCGCTGCGTACCTTGCTGAGGTATCAAAAGTGTCAGACCCCGGTCGTAGTCTCACCCCATGACCGCGAGCATCCCGTTCTCCACCCGTGCCGAGTTCGACGAGGCGGTGGAGCAGGCGCGCCGGGCCGCCGAGCTGTATTACGACACCGGCGACGCCCTGATGACCGACGCCGACTACGACGTGCTCGCCGACCGGATCGCGGCGGCCGTCGCGGCCAACCCGGGGTGGGACGACCGGGGGATCACCACCGCGGTCGCGGCCGGCGCCTCGGCAGGTGGCGACGTGCGGCATCCCGTCGCCATGCTCTCCCTCGACAAGATCAAGACACCGGAGGAGGCGACCGAGTTCGTCGCCACGCTCGGCGGTGACGGCTGCCTGGTCGAGGTGAAGCTCGACGGTCTAGCGATCCGCGCGGAGTATGTCGACGGCGCTCTGACCCTGGCCGCCCTGCGCGGCGACGGCACCACCGGTGAGGATGTGACGTCCCAGGTCCGGCGGGGTATCGCCGGGCTGCCGGAGAAGCTGGCCGGCTCGTGGACCGGTGAGGTGCGCGGCGAGGTCTACATGACGATCACCGACTTCGAGGCGGCCAGCGCCAACCGGGTTGCCGCCGGCAGCAAGGCGTTCGTCAACTCGCGGGGTGCCGTGGCCGGGTCGATCCGGGCGATCGACCGGAACTACGAGGCGCCGATGACCTTCGCGGCCTATGAGATCAGCGGTGAGTTCACCAGTCATCTCGAAGCCATGGATCGGGCCGAGGAGCTCGGGTTCACGGCGGCGTGCCACCTGATCCCCGAGGTGGCGGGCGAGCTGCACACCGCCGAGGAGGTGGTCGCCGCCATCGACACGATCGGCGCGCGCCGTGCCGACCTGGCGTTCCCGATCGACGGCGCGGTCATCAAGGCCAACCTGGCGAGCACCCGCCGCCGGCTCGGGCTGGCCAGCCGCACGCCGTATTGGGCAACGGCGTACAAATACGCGCCCGATACCGCCTCCACCGTGCTGCGTGACATCCAGGTGCGGGTCGGCCGGACCGGGCGGATCAGTCTGCGGGCGATCGTCGAGCCGGTCTACGTGGCCGGGACCACGGTCACCTACGCGACGCTGCACAACCCGAAATGGGTCGCCGACCAGGGCCTGGCCATCGGGCAGACGGTCGCGGTGTGGCGGGCCGGTGACGTGATCCCGCGCGTCACCTCGCCGATCGGCGAGCAGCCCCACGGCCTCACCCCGTGGGCGGCGCCCGAGCAGTGCCCGCAGTGCGGCGAGCCGTGGGACAAGTCGAGCCTGCTCTGGCGCTGCCACACCGCCTCCTGCGCAGCGGCGAACGCCCTCGCCTATTGGTGCAGCCGCGAAGCCCTCGACGTGGACGGCGCCGGCGACTCGTTCTGCGACACGCTCGTCGAGCAGGGCCTGGCCCGCAACGTGGCCGACCTCTACGACCTGACCGCCGACGGGATCGCTGAGCTGCCGGTCGGCAAGACCGCGGCCGGCGGGACGGTGACGCTGGGCCGCAACAACGCCGAGCGGATCATCGCGGGTCTGGAGGCCAGCAAGAATCAGCCGTTCAACCGGGTCGTCACCGGCCTCGGCATCCGGATGACCGGGCGCAGCGTCGGGCGGTGGCTGGCGGCGCACTTCAAGACGATGGACGCGTTGCGCGCCGCCACGGTCGAGGAGATCGCGCAGATCGACAAGATGGGCCTGATCAAGGCGCAGCACGTGGTGGACGGGCTGGCCGCGATGAGCGACGTGATCGACCGGCTGGCGGCGCACGGGCTGACCATGCAGGTCGTCGAGACCGCCGGGCCCAAGCCGTGGGACGGCAAGAAGGTCGTGGTGAGCGGCTCGGTGCCCGGGCTCAGCCGGACCGAGGCGCAGGAGGCGGCGGCCCGGCTGGGCGCGACGGTGTCGGGCTCGGTCAGCAAGAACACCGACATCCTGGTCGCCGGTGACGGGGCGGGCAGCAAGCTGGCCAAGGCGCAGTCGCTGGGCGTGGCGGTGGTCGAGGCCGAGGAGTTCGCGGCGATGGTGCAGGAGGCGGCGGCTTCGGCCTGACATCAAGCGCCGCGTTGGCGGCGCCTGCCCGCCTTGCGTTCGGCCCGGTCCGGCTCTGCCGCCTTGCGCGGTCCGGTCCGGCTCTGCGGCCTTGCGTGGTCCGGTCCGGCTCTGCCGCCCTGCGCGGTCCGGTCCGGCTTTGCCGCCCTGCGCGATCCGGCTTGCCGCCTTGCGCCGTCTGGTTTAGTCGCTTTGCCCGGTCCGGCTTTTGCTGCCTTGCGTGGTCCGGTTTGCCGCCTTTGCGCGGTGCGGCATCCCCGTCAGGCTGGGGGTCGGTCCGGGCGCTCACGGCGAGGGCGAAGGGCTGCGCGCCGGATGGCGTGCGCGCAGCATTCGGCGCGGCCACGTCCAGCGCGGCCGGGCATGCCTGGGAGGTGCGCTGTCGTCTGATGTGACTGGTCCGAGATGGTGGGTGGTGAGGCCGACGGCCATGGCTACGTGTCTCATGCGTTCAATCTAGGAAGCTTCTGGCCCACCGCTATAGTCCAGTTGCATGTCGGATCAGTGGGCCAGAATCGGCCTGGACCTTCATCTGCGCATCGACCGGGAGCACGGTCTGCGCAACGGGCTCGAGCAGGCTCTGCGGGATGCGGTGCGACGTGGGCAGCTGGCGCCCGGCAGCCGCCTGCCCTCGTCGCGGGCGCTCGCGCAGGAGCTCGGCGTTGCGCGCGGCACGGTCAGCCAGGTCTACGAGCAGCTGGCCGCGGAGGGATACCTGTCGGCGCAGCCGAGATCCGGCATGACGGTGGCGCCGCGATCGGATCCGGCTCCCGGCCCGGCTCTGCCGCCGGCGCCGTCCTACCGGCCGCCGGTCAGCGGGTTCGACCTGCGGCCATGCCTGCCTGACCTGTCGATGTTCCCCCGCCGGGAGTGGCTCGCCGCGACCCGGCAGGTGTTGCAGTCGGCTCCGCATTCCACCTTCGGCTACGGCGATCCGACCGGCAGCCCGGCACTGCGGGAGGCCCTGGCGGACTACCTCGGCCGGGCCCGGGGCGTCATCACCCACACCGGAGCACATCATCATCTGCGCGGGATACACCCACGCGCTGCGAATCGTGTGCCAGGCGTTGAACTGTGCCGGAGCCTCGATCGCCTTCGAAGATCCGACGCTGCCGGAATGCCCAGCCGTCGCCGAGATGGCCGGCTTGCGGGTGAACCGCATCGGGGTGGACCGGGACGGGCTGCTCGTCGACGACCTCACCGACGAGGCGGCGGCCGTGGTCACTCCGGCGCACCAGTTCCCGCTCGGTTTCACACTCAGCGCTCAGCGGCGCCTCCAACTGCTGTCCTGGGCCCGGCGAACCGGCGCGGTGATCGTCGAGGACGACTACGACGGCGAGTTCCGCTACGACCGCCAGCCGGTCGGCGCGCTGCAGGGCCTGGATCCCGAGCATGTCGTCTACACCGGAACTGCCAGCAAATCGATCGCCCCAGCCCTGCGCATCGCCTGGCTTGCCGCGCCCACCCACCTCGTCCCGGCCCTGCG is part of the Actinoplanes sp. NBC_00393 genome and harbors:
- a CDS encoding dihydrofolate reductase family protein gives rise to the protein MGFVNAAISVSADGYVAGPNLSADKPFGDGPTDELHRWMFDTPEENKEILDELLAADAFIMGRNMFGPIRNEWDLSWRGWWGDEPPYHKPVFVLTHHAREDLPMAGGTTFHFVTGGIHDALEQARKVPGEGRVAIAGGAATLNQYLAAGLVDQLTLTIAPVTLGAGQRLFEGVPALDLEQIKVRTASLATHITYRVVR
- a CDS encoding winged helix-turn-helix transcriptional regulator — encoded protein: MDERRSGCPINLSLEVLGDKWSLLIIRDMMFGNRRHFRALLTQSEEGIASNILADRLHRLTGLGMISSAPDPRHKQRILLSLTEKSIQLVPVLAHLGAWGRRHLPVTPELSIRAELLERGGPPLWARFEDELRELHLGVPRPSGTPSVLGELTAAYLAEVSKVSDPGRSLTP
- the ligA gene encoding NAD-dependent DNA ligase LigA; amino-acid sequence: MTASIPFSTRAEFDEAVEQARRAAELYYDTGDALMTDADYDVLADRIAAAVAANPGWDDRGITTAVAAGASAGGDVRHPVAMLSLDKIKTPEEATEFVATLGGDGCLVEVKLDGLAIRAEYVDGALTLAALRGDGTTGEDVTSQVRRGIAGLPEKLAGSWTGEVRGEVYMTITDFEAASANRVAAGSKAFVNSRGAVAGSIRAIDRNYEAPMTFAAYEISGEFTSHLEAMDRAEELGFTAACHLIPEVAGELHTAEEVVAAIDTIGARRADLAFPIDGAVIKANLASTRRRLGLASRTPYWATAYKYAPDTASTVLRDIQVRVGRTGRISLRAIVEPVYVAGTTVTYATLHNPKWVADQGLAIGQTVAVWRAGDVIPRVTSPIGEQPHGLTPWAAPEQCPQCGEPWDKSSLLWRCHTASCAAANALAYWCSREALDVDGAGDSFCDTLVEQGLARNVADLYDLTADGIAELPVGKTAAGGTVTLGRNNAERIIAGLEASKNQPFNRVVTGLGIRMTGRSVGRWLAAHFKTMDALRAATVEEIAQIDKMGLIKAQHVVDGLAAMSDVIDRLAAHGLTMQVVETAGPKPWDGKKVVVSGSVPGLSRTEAQEAAARLGATVSGSVSKNTDILVAGDGAGSKLAKAQSLGVAVVEAEEFAAMVQEAAASA
- a CDS encoding aminotransferase-like domain-containing protein gives rise to the protein MCQALNCAGASIAFEDPTLPECPAVAEMAGLRVNRIGVDRDGLLVDDLTDEAAAVVTPAHQFPLGFTLSAQRRLQLLSWARRTGAVIVEDDYDGEFRYDRQPVGALQGLDPEHVVYTGTASKSIAPALRIAWLAAPTHLVPALREVLRFDETHVNVIDQLALASMIRRGDLDRHLRRCRTRYRQRRDRLGRAVATQLPGARLSGIAAGLHAVLELPGPPSAEQELLDRLAAHGVAVDGLSSFRHRPQDSPLGVVVGYATPPQPMYDGAVEALVAATRAYCADAV